In Zingiber officinale cultivar Zhangliang chromosome 8B, Zo_v1.1, whole genome shotgun sequence, a single genomic region encodes these proteins:
- the LOC122014536 gene encoding nuclear pore complex protein NUP133-like isoform X4, translating to MICGTQLFIWSYLSDAAVPKNCIVLKIPSTVADMNFNVMDKPGRSWLVCVVNWDISSRKLFEQCNSAGIILYNRQTGALAYWSDIYSESSHSPMVSLATQPLEESDRSMGLERFNSIIATAIPGNSQECLALACQATGGLWLFKFSLSGIHQEMISLNILNSNFNSSPVNARSLVWDPQHAFSGESGLRFFVLTDHEIQYWNIVLAPSINVQKIWSHEIVGNDSQLGIKKDLAGQKQIWLLDMQLDDRGKEFTILVATSCKDRVSSSNYIQYSLLLMQYSLGFSIKNSSFTNERILEKKALQVVIPKARVEDEAYLFSTRIRVGGKPSGSVVILAGDGTATVTSYWRGSTRLFQFDLPYDGGKVLDASVFPSGEDNDEGAWIVLTEKAGVWAIPEKAILLGAVDPPERSLSRKGSSNERVVDEEKRSQGTRGNTVAKKHSYEGWGPSDRQQAALVAKTAQDEEAEALLGRLFHEFLSSGEVEDILDNLREKGAFLKEDETNVFTRISKSIIDTLAKHWTTTRGAEFVASSVVSSLLLDKQQKHQKYLHFLTLTKCHQELSSKQRSSTLIIMEHGEKLFSMIQLRELQNILGQSRKHLYDSPSHVEASGSLWTLIQLVGEKARRNTVLLMDRDNMEVFYTKISDIEELFYCLSQHVEYIVGRDQPFSIQVQRACEVSNACTTLIHAAMHYRDEHKNWYPSLEGLTPWNCQHVVRSGLWKIAYSIMQLLKEVEAIDMPVVSEMWSQLERLTDVLLESYISAITAKIELGEEHQSLIVEYCSRRDELLACLYELAKRLTQLKCLETHIGVDDLDRKEAIFREVTEPLLLIAKRHEAYQTLWQLCYDLSDTRLLRSLMHESVGPKGGFSYFVFKQLLTSQQFSKLLRLGEEFQDELTIFLKEHKDLLWLHEIFLNQFSAASETLHAVALSPDDSLHPTAEESPTETKRFLSLADRRRLLNLSKIAAAAGKDMYFEMKARRIEADLQILKLQEEIISYLSDGVDVNDVDRPLLPGELIEICLKEGSKELCLKAFDVFAWTSSSFRNSNKSLLEKCWRAAVDQENWTLILASTVGCSDEVTMESLRETVLYKASQRCYGPESLIYGGSFDEVLPLQKVDSESPNFGDSSLSVEDILKQHKDFPDAGKLMLNAVLLAVIEDNVIVEEDIVMESR from the exons ATGATATGCGGCACCCAACTCTTTATATGGAGCTATTTGTCTGATGCTGCTGTTCCCAAAAATTGTATTGTGCTTAAGATCCCATCTACAGTCGCAGATATGAACTTCAATGTCATGGATAAACCTGGTAGAAGTTGGTTGGTTTGTGTTGTCAATTGGGACATTTCATCCAGAAAATTATTTGAGCAGTGTAATTCTGCTGGTATCATCCTTTATAACAGACAAACTGGAGCCTTGGCATACTGGTCTGACATCTACTCTGAAAGTTCGCATTCTCCAATGGTTAGCTTAGCTACTCAACCATTAGAAGAGAGTGATAGATCAATGGGACTAGAAAGATTTAACTCCATCATTGCTACTGCAATACCTGGTAATTCTCAAGAATGTCTTGCTCTAGCTTGTCAAGCAACAGGAGGTTTATGGCTGTTCAAATTTTCACTATCTGGAATCCACCAGGAAATgatttcattaaatattttaaacagTAATTTTAATAGCTCTCCTGTAAATGCCAGGTCTTTAGTCTGGGATCCACAACATGCTTTCTCAGGTGAATCAGGTCTACGGTTCTTTGTGTTGACAGACCATGAGATTCAATATTGGAATATTGTTCTCGCACCTAGCATAAATGTTCAAAAGATATGGAGTCATGAAATTGTTGGTAATGATAGTCAGTTGGGTATTAAAAAGGATCTAGCAGGACAAAAGCAGATTTGGCTTCTGGATATGCAATTAGATGACCGTGGGAAAGAATTTACAATTCTTGTTGCTACTTCTTGTAAAGATCGAGTAAGCAGCTCAAATTATATACAGTATTCTCTTCTATTAATGCAATATAGCCTGGGTTTCTCTATAAAGAACAGCTCGTTTACAAATGAGAGAATTCTAGAGAAGAAAGCTCTCCAAGTGGTAATTCCTAAAGCACGAGTTGAGGACGAGGCATATCTATTTTCTACAAGGATACGTGTTGGTGGCAAACCATCTGGTTCTGTGGTAATATTAGCTGGAGATGGAACTGCAACTGTTACCAGTTATTGGAGAGGATCCACTCGGCTGTTCCAGTTCGATTTACCCTATGATGGTGGGAAAGTTCTTGACGCTTCTGTTTTTCCATCTGGAGAGGACAATGATGAAGGGGCATGGATTGTCTTAACTGAAAAGGCAGGAGTTTGGGCAATACCTGAAAAGGCTATTCTACTTGGCGCCGTTGATCCTCCGGAACGAAGTTTATCTCGGAAGGGGAGTTCTAATGAAAGGGTTGTAGATGAAGAAAAAAGAAGCCAGGGAACCAGAGGCAACACCGTCGCTAAAAAGCATAGTTATGAAGGGTGGGGTCCCAGTGATAGACAACAAGCGGCTTTAGTTGCAAAAACTGCTCAGGATGAAGAAGCTGAAGCACTACTAGGTCGTCTTTTTCATGAATTTCTTTCATCTGGTGAAGTTGAAGACATACTTGACAATCTCAGAGAAAAAGGAGCATTTTTAAAAGAAGATGAAACAAATGTTTTTACTCGCATAAGCAAATCTATTATTGATACATTAGCTAAACACTGGACAACAACCCGAGGAGCTGAATTTGTGGCTTCATCTGTTGTGTCATCACTTCTTTTGGATAAGCAGCAGAAGCATCAGAAGTATCTCCATTTTCTCACTTTGACCAAGTGTCATCAAGAACTATCTAGTAAGCAGA GATCTTCAACGCTAATTATTATGGAACATGGTGAAAAGCTTTTTAGTATGATTCAATTAAgggaattacaaaatattcttggTCAGAGTCGAAAACACTTGTATGATTCACCATCCCATGTAGAAGCATCTGGTTCTCTTTGGACTCTGATTCAGTTAGTTGGTGAGAAAGCACGAAGGAATACTGTTCTTCTTATGGATCGTGATAATATGGAAGTATTTTACACTAAAATATCTGATATAGAAGAGCTATTTTATTGCTTATCTCAACATGTTGAGTACATAGTGGGTAGAGATCAACCATTCAGTATACAGGTGCAACGTGCTTGTGAAGTATCGAATGCCTGCACAACTTTGATTCATGCTGCTATGCACTACAGAGACGAGCACAAAAACTGGTATCCTTCTCTTGAAGGATTAACACCCTGGAACTGCCAGCATGTAGTTCGGTCAGGCCTCTGGAAAATAGCATATTCTATTATGCAGCTCCTAAAAGAGGTGGAAGCTATTGATATGCCTGTGGTGTCAGAAATGTGGTCCCAGTTAGAAAGACTCACTGATGTATTGTTGGAGTCTTATATCAGTGCAATTACGGCTAAAATTGAACTTGGAGAAGAACACCAATCTCTAATAGTTGAGTACTGTAGCAGGAGAGATGAGCTTCTTGCTTGTCTCTATGAGCTAGCTAAAAGATTAACCCAATTGAAGTGTCTG GAGACACACATAGGCGTTGATGATCTTGACAGAAAGGAAGCCATATTTAGAGAAGTCACTGAACCTCTACTCTTGATTGCAAAGAGACATGAAGCTTACCAAACATTGTGGCAACTATGTTATGACCTTAGTGATACCAGACTTCTCCGGAGCCTTATG CATGAGAGTGTTGGGCCAAAAGGAGGGTTCAGCTATTTTGTCTTTAAGCAGCTGCTGACAAGCCAACAGTTCTCTAAGCTTTTGAGGCTCGGAGAAGAATTCCAAGATGAGTTAACTATTTTTTTGAAGGAACATAAGGATCTACTGTGGCTGCATGAGATATTTCTGAACCAATTTTCAGCAGCTTCAGAAACTCTTCATGCGGTTGCTCTATCCCCAGATGATAGTTTGCACCCAACAGCTGAAGAATCACCAACTGAAACAAAGAGGTTCCTGTCACTTGCTGACAGAAGACGTCTACTTAATCTTTCCAAAATTGCTGCAGCTGCAG GGAAGGATATGTATTTTGAGATGAAGGCCAGACGGATAGAGGCTGATTTGCAAATTTTAAAATTGCAG GAAGAAATCATTAGCTATTTATCAGATGGTGTAGATGTAAATGACGTCGATAGGCCTCTTCTTCCTGGAGAACTGATCGAAATTTGTTTAAAAGAAGGGAGTAAAGAACTATGTTTAAAAGCGTTTGACGTTTTTGCTTGGACAAGTTCATCATTTCGAAACTCCAACAAAAGCCTTTTGGAGAAATGTTGGCGGGCTGCCGTGGACCAAGAAAACTGGACTCTTATTCTGGCATCAACTGTCGGTTGTAGTGATGAAGTTACCATGGAGTCACTGAGAGAAACAGTGCTATACAAAGCTTCGCAGAGATGTTATGGACCTGAATCACTGATTTATGGTGGTAGTTTTGACGAAGTACTGCCTTTGCAGAAAGTGGATTCAGAATCGCCAAATTTTGGGGACTCTTCTTTGTCAGTGGAAGACATTCTCAAACAGCACAAAGACTTTCCTGATGCAGGCAAATTGATGCTGAATGCTGTCCTGCTTGCTGTGATTGAAGACAATGTGATAGTCGAAGAGGATATCGTTATGGAATCTAGATGA
- the LOC122014536 gene encoding nuclear pore complex protein NUP133-like isoform X3 — translation MICGTQLFIWSYLSDAAVPKNCIVLKIPSTVADMNFNVMDKPGRSWLVCVVNWDISSRKLFEQCNSAGIILYNRQTGALAYWSDIYSESSHSPMVSLATQPLEESDRSMGLERFNSIIATAIPGNSQECLALACQATGGLWLFKFSLSGIHQEMISLNILNSNFNSSPVNARSLVWDPQHAFSGESGLRFFVLTDHEIQYWNIVLAPSINVQKIWSHEIVGNDSQLGIKKDLAGQKQIWLLDMQLDDRGKEFTILVATSCKDRVSSSNYIQYSLLLMQYSLGFSIKNSSFTNERILEKKALQVVIPKARVEDEAYLFSTRIRVGGKPSGSVVILAGDGTATVTSYWRGSTRLFQFDLPYDGGKVLDASVFPSGEDNDEGAWIVLTEKAGVWAIPEKAILLGAVDPPERSLSRKGSSNERVVDEEKRSQGTRGNTVAKKHSYEGWGPSDRQQAALVAKTAQDEEAEALLGRLFHEFLSSGEVEDILDNLREKGAFLKEDETNVFTRISKSIIDTLAKHWTTTRGAEFVASSVVSSLLLDKQQKHQKYLHFLTLTKCHQELSSKQRSSTLIIMEHGEKLFSMIQLRELQNILGQSRKHLYDSPSHVEASGSLWTLIQLVGEKARRNTVLLMDRDNMEVFYTKISDIEELFYCLSQHVEYIVGRDQPFSIQVQRACEVSNACTTLIHAAMHYRDEHKNWYPSLEGLTPWNCQHVVRSGLWKIAYSIMQLLKEVEAIDMPVVSEMWSQLERLTDVLLESYISAITAKIELGEEHQSLIVEYCSRRDELLACLYELAKRLTQLKCLETHIGVDDLDRKEAIFREVTEPLLLIAKRHEAYQTLWQLCYDLSDTRLLRSLMHESVGPKGGFSYFVFKQLLTSQQFSKLLRLGEEFQDELTIFLKEHKDLLWLHEIFLNQFSAASETLHAVALSPDDSLHPTAEESPTETKRFLSLADRRRLLNLSKIAAAAVSSVLIGKDMYFEMKARRIEADLQILKLQEEIISYLSDGVDVNDVDRPLLPGELIEICLKEGSKELCLKAFDVFAWTSSSFRNSNKSLLEKCWRAAVDQENWTLILASTVGCSDEVTMESLRETVLYKASQRCYGPESLIYGGSFDEVLPLQKVDSESPNFGDSSLSVEDILKQHKDFPDAGKLMLNAVLLAVIEDNVIVEEDIVMESR, via the exons ATGATATGCGGCACCCAACTCTTTATATGGAGCTATTTGTCTGATGCTGCTGTTCCCAAAAATTGTATTGTGCTTAAGATCCCATCTACAGTCGCAGATATGAACTTCAATGTCATGGATAAACCTGGTAGAAGTTGGTTGGTTTGTGTTGTCAATTGGGACATTTCATCCAGAAAATTATTTGAGCAGTGTAATTCTGCTGGTATCATCCTTTATAACAGACAAACTGGAGCCTTGGCATACTGGTCTGACATCTACTCTGAAAGTTCGCATTCTCCAATGGTTAGCTTAGCTACTCAACCATTAGAAGAGAGTGATAGATCAATGGGACTAGAAAGATTTAACTCCATCATTGCTACTGCAATACCTGGTAATTCTCAAGAATGTCTTGCTCTAGCTTGTCAAGCAACAGGAGGTTTATGGCTGTTCAAATTTTCACTATCTGGAATCCACCAGGAAATgatttcattaaatattttaaacagTAATTTTAATAGCTCTCCTGTAAATGCCAGGTCTTTAGTCTGGGATCCACAACATGCTTTCTCAGGTGAATCAGGTCTACGGTTCTTTGTGTTGACAGACCATGAGATTCAATATTGGAATATTGTTCTCGCACCTAGCATAAATGTTCAAAAGATATGGAGTCATGAAATTGTTGGTAATGATAGTCAGTTGGGTATTAAAAAGGATCTAGCAGGACAAAAGCAGATTTGGCTTCTGGATATGCAATTAGATGACCGTGGGAAAGAATTTACAATTCTTGTTGCTACTTCTTGTAAAGATCGAGTAAGCAGCTCAAATTATATACAGTATTCTCTTCTATTAATGCAATATAGCCTGGGTTTCTCTATAAAGAACAGCTCGTTTACAAATGAGAGAATTCTAGAGAAGAAAGCTCTCCAAGTGGTAATTCCTAAAGCACGAGTTGAGGACGAGGCATATCTATTTTCTACAAGGATACGTGTTGGTGGCAAACCATCTGGTTCTGTGGTAATATTAGCTGGAGATGGAACTGCAACTGTTACCAGTTATTGGAGAGGATCCACTCGGCTGTTCCAGTTCGATTTACCCTATGATGGTGGGAAAGTTCTTGACGCTTCTGTTTTTCCATCTGGAGAGGACAATGATGAAGGGGCATGGATTGTCTTAACTGAAAAGGCAGGAGTTTGGGCAATACCTGAAAAGGCTATTCTACTTGGCGCCGTTGATCCTCCGGAACGAAGTTTATCTCGGAAGGGGAGTTCTAATGAAAGGGTTGTAGATGAAGAAAAAAGAAGCCAGGGAACCAGAGGCAACACCGTCGCTAAAAAGCATAGTTATGAAGGGTGGGGTCCCAGTGATAGACAACAAGCGGCTTTAGTTGCAAAAACTGCTCAGGATGAAGAAGCTGAAGCACTACTAGGTCGTCTTTTTCATGAATTTCTTTCATCTGGTGAAGTTGAAGACATACTTGACAATCTCAGAGAAAAAGGAGCATTTTTAAAAGAAGATGAAACAAATGTTTTTACTCGCATAAGCAAATCTATTATTGATACATTAGCTAAACACTGGACAACAACCCGAGGAGCTGAATTTGTGGCTTCATCTGTTGTGTCATCACTTCTTTTGGATAAGCAGCAGAAGCATCAGAAGTATCTCCATTTTCTCACTTTGACCAAGTGTCATCAAGAACTATCTAGTAAGCAGA GATCTTCAACGCTAATTATTATGGAACATGGTGAAAAGCTTTTTAGTATGATTCAATTAAgggaattacaaaatattcttggTCAGAGTCGAAAACACTTGTATGATTCACCATCCCATGTAGAAGCATCTGGTTCTCTTTGGACTCTGATTCAGTTAGTTGGTGAGAAAGCACGAAGGAATACTGTTCTTCTTATGGATCGTGATAATATGGAAGTATTTTACACTAAAATATCTGATATAGAAGAGCTATTTTATTGCTTATCTCAACATGTTGAGTACATAGTGGGTAGAGATCAACCATTCAGTATACAGGTGCAACGTGCTTGTGAAGTATCGAATGCCTGCACAACTTTGATTCATGCTGCTATGCACTACAGAGACGAGCACAAAAACTGGTATCCTTCTCTTGAAGGATTAACACCCTGGAACTGCCAGCATGTAGTTCGGTCAGGCCTCTGGAAAATAGCATATTCTATTATGCAGCTCCTAAAAGAGGTGGAAGCTATTGATATGCCTGTGGTGTCAGAAATGTGGTCCCAGTTAGAAAGACTCACTGATGTATTGTTGGAGTCTTATATCAGTGCAATTACGGCTAAAATTGAACTTGGAGAAGAACACCAATCTCTAATAGTTGAGTACTGTAGCAGGAGAGATGAGCTTCTTGCTTGTCTCTATGAGCTAGCTAAAAGATTAACCCAATTGAAGTGTCTG GAGACACACATAGGCGTTGATGATCTTGACAGAAAGGAAGCCATATTTAGAGAAGTCACTGAACCTCTACTCTTGATTGCAAAGAGACATGAAGCTTACCAAACATTGTGGCAACTATGTTATGACCTTAGTGATACCAGACTTCTCCGGAGCCTTATG CATGAGAGTGTTGGGCCAAAAGGAGGGTTCAGCTATTTTGTCTTTAAGCAGCTGCTGACAAGCCAACAGTTCTCTAAGCTTTTGAGGCTCGGAGAAGAATTCCAAGATGAGTTAACTATTTTTTTGAAGGAACATAAGGATCTACTGTGGCTGCATGAGATATTTCTGAACCAATTTTCAGCAGCTTCAGAAACTCTTCATGCGGTTGCTCTATCCCCAGATGATAGTTTGCACCCAACAGCTGAAGAATCACCAACTGAAACAAAGAGGTTCCTGTCACTTGCTGACAGAAGACGTCTACTTAATCTTTCCAAAATTGCTGCAGCTGCAG TGTCTTCTGTGTTGATAGGGAAGGATATGTATTTTGAGATGAAGGCCAGACGGATAGAGGCTGATTTGCAAATTTTAAAATTGCAG GAAGAAATCATTAGCTATTTATCAGATGGTGTAGATGTAAATGACGTCGATAGGCCTCTTCTTCCTGGAGAACTGATCGAAATTTGTTTAAAAGAAGGGAGTAAAGAACTATGTTTAAAAGCGTTTGACGTTTTTGCTTGGACAAGTTCATCATTTCGAAACTCCAACAAAAGCCTTTTGGAGAAATGTTGGCGGGCTGCCGTGGACCAAGAAAACTGGACTCTTATTCTGGCATCAACTGTCGGTTGTAGTGATGAAGTTACCATGGAGTCACTGAGAGAAACAGTGCTATACAAAGCTTCGCAGAGATGTTATGGACCTGAATCACTGATTTATGGTGGTAGTTTTGACGAAGTACTGCCTTTGCAGAAAGTGGATTCAGAATCGCCAAATTTTGGGGACTCTTCTTTGTCAGTGGAAGACATTCTCAAACAGCACAAAGACTTTCCTGATGCAGGCAAATTGATGCTGAATGCTGTCCTGCTTGCTGTGATTGAAGACAATGTGATAGTCGAAGAGGATATCGTTATGGAATCTAGATGA